A single region of the Salvelinus sp. IW2-2015 linkage group LG20, ASM291031v2, whole genome shotgun sequence genome encodes:
- the ddx42 gene encoding LOW QUALITY PROTEIN: ATP-dependent RNA helicase DDX42 (The sequence of the model RefSeq protein was modified relative to this genomic sequence to represent the inferred CDS: substituted 1 base at 1 genomic stop codon) has protein sequence MNWSKGGPSGKRGFGFGGFSLGGGGGGGGGGGKKEELRVPQKSHTSFGGAGTAGGYGKNQQLPAFYKIGTKRANFDEENAYFEDDEEESSXTDLPYIPAENSPTRQQFQSXGGSDSEDDPLDAFMAQVEVSQGFPXXTWIMTNESQGSFFFSACFYRGIRDDIEEEDEQEAYFRYMAENPTAGLTAEDEDENIDYDSDGNPIAPTTKKIIMPLPPMDHSEIDYPPFERNFYNEHEELLSLTGTEVFELRHKLNLRVSGAAPPKLSTSFAHFGFDEQLMHIIRKSEYTQPTPIQCQGVPIALSGRDMIGIAKTGSGKTAAFIWPMLVHIMDQKELETGEGPIAVIVCPTRELCQQIHAECKRFGKAYSLRSVAVYGGGSMWEQAKALQEGAEIVVCTPGRLIDHVKKKATSLQRVTYLVFDEADRMFDMGFEYQVRSIASHVRPDRQTLLFSATFRKKIERLARDILXDPIRVVQGDIGEANEDVTQVVEIMPSGVEKWGWLTRRLVEFTSSGSVLIFVTKKANCDELATNLTQEGHSLGLLHGDMDQSERNKVIADFKKKSLPVLVATDVAARGLDIPSIRTVVNYDVARDIDTHTHRIGRTGRAGEKGVAYTLLTSKDTSFAGDLVRNLEGANQSVSKELMDLAMQNPWFRKSRFKGGXGKKLNIGGGGLGYRERPGLGAESSERSGGAAMGNYEGYSKPTGAMGDRMSAMKSAFQSQYKNHFVAASGMVPKLTTKSSSSSGWTSAGSLSSVPTGAPEGPDRPRGPPSLAMAPPAALGMGTKMAGFTSAGSLSSVSDSQATAPQGYAAPPSPREGPRDRHGDDRSRHGDGHYRDRRDRSERHSGGGERXRYGERDRHADRDRYGDKDRHGSSGRHGDSRNGDGSRRDRERDDCRGDRESGDRAXSEGRGDRAEGKGDREEDSFAVPDPPKRKKSRWDN, from the exons ATGAACTGGAGCAAGGGTGGCCCAAGTGGTAAGCGAGGGTTCGGGTTTGGAGGATTTTcccttggtggtggtggtggtggtggaggaggaggaggaaagaaagaagaACTGCGCGTGCCTCAGAAATCCCACACGTCCTTCGGAGGCGCAGGGACAGCTGGAGGTTATGGCAAGAACCAGCAACTCCCTGCATTCTACAAGATAGGAACAAAAAGAGCAAATTTTGATGAAGAGAATGC GTATTTtgaagatgatgaagaggagTCAAGCAKCACAGATTTGCCATATATCCCAGCTGAGAACTCCCCCACACGGCAACAATTCCAGTCTRGAGGGGGCTCAGACAGTGAGGATGATCCTCTKGATGCCTTCATGGCCCAAGTKGAGGTGAGTCAAGGATTCCCCTMTTARACCTGGATCATG ACAAACGAGTCGCAGGGAAGTTTTTTTTTCTCCGCTTGTTTTTACAGGGGTATACGTGATGACATTGAAGAGGAAGATGAACAA GAAGCCTACTTCCGCTACATGGCAGAGAATCCCACAGCTGGGCTGACCGCAGAGGACGAGGATGAGAACATAGACTACGACAGTGATGGGAATCCCATTGCCCCCACCACTAAGAAGATCATCATGCCCCTGCCCCCGATGGACCACTCTGAG ATTGACTACCCACCTTTTGAGAGGAACTTCTACAACGAGCATGAGGAGCTTCTCAGCCTGACAGGCACAGAGGTGTTTGAGCTGAGACACAAACTCAACCTGCGG GTGTCTGGTGCCGCCCCTCCTAAACTCTCCACCAGCTTCGCCCACTTTGGGTTTGATGAGCAGCTGATGCACATAATCCGCAAGTCGGAGTACACTCAGCCAACACCTATTCAGTGCCAG GGAGTTCCCATTGCCCTGAGTGGACGTGACATGATTGGCATTGCGAAAACKGGTAGTGGCAAGACTGCAGCCTTCATCTGGCCCATGCTAGTTCACATCATGGACCAGAAGGAACTGGAGACTGGAGAGGGGCCCATCGCAGTCATCGTGTGCCCCACCAGGGAGCTCTGTCAGCAG ATCCACGCGGAGTGTAAGCGTTTTGGGAAAGCCTACTCCCTGCGCTCGGTGGCGGTGTATGGAGGCGGCAGCATGTGGGAGCAGGCCAAGGCTCTTCAGGAGGGGGCAGAGATAGTTGTGTGCACCCCG ggtcgtctGATTGACCATGTGAAAAAGAAGGCCACCTCTCTGCAGAGAGTGACATACCTGGTGTTTGATGAGGCAGATAGAATGTTTGATATGGGCTTTG AGTATCAAGTGAGATCCATTGCCAGCCATGTCCGACCTGATCGACAGA CTCTTCTGTTCAGCGCCACCTTCCGTAAGAAGATTGAGAGGCTGGCTAGAGATATCCTGRTGGACCCCATCCGCGTGGTGCAGGGAGACATCGGGGAG GCCAATGAGGATGTGACCCAGGTAGTGGAGATCATGCCCAGTGGGGTGGAGAAGTGGGGCTGGCTGACCCGCCGCCTGGTGGAGTTTACCTCCTCTGGCTCTGTACTTATCTTCGTCACCAAGAAGGCCAACTGTGACGAGCTGGCCACCAACCTGACCCAGGAGGGCCACAGCCTGGGCCTGCTGCACGGAGACATGGACCAGAGTGAGAGGAACAAGGTCATCGCTGACTTCAAGAAGAAGAGTCTGCCCGTGCTGGTGGCCACCGACGTGGCAG CYCGTGGTCTGGATATCCCTTCAATACGCACAGTAGTGAACTATGACGTGGCTCGggacatcgacacacacacacaccgaattgGCCGAACAGGTCGTGCTGGAGAAAAGGGTGTTGCCTACACCCTTCTCACCAGTAAAGACACATCATTTGCAGGAGACCTTGTGCGTAACCTGGAGGGAGCCAATCAAAGCGTCTCTAAGGAACTGATGGACTTGGCAATGCAG AATCCCTGGTTCAGGAAATCACGSTTCAAGGGYGGCAAWGGRAAGAAGCTAAACATTGGAGGAGGTGGTCTGGGYTACAGAGAGAGGCCAGGATTGGGAGCTGAAAGTTCT GAGCGTAGTGGTGGTGCTGCCATGGGTAACTATGAGGGCTACAGCAAGCCTACCGGAGCCATGGGAGACCGCATGTCAGCAATGAAGTCAGCCTTCCAG TCTCAGTATAAGAACCACTTTGTGGCGGCGTCCGGCATGGTTCCTAAACTCACCACYAAGTCCAGTAGCTCTTCAGGCTGGACCAGCGCTGGAAGTCTGAGCTCCGTCCCCACCGGGGCCCCTGAGGGCCCAGACCGGCCACGTGGACCCCCATCCTTAGCCATGGCCCCTCCAGCAGCCCTCGGCATGGGCACCAAGATGGCAGGCTTCACCAGCGCCGGCTCCCTGAGCTCTGTGTCAGACAGCCAGGCCACTGCTCCTCAGGGGTATGCCGCCCCACCCTCACCCAGGGAAGGGCCCCGTGACAGACATGGTGATGACAGGAGTCGCCATGGAGATGGCCACTATcgtgacaggagagacaggagcgaGCGGCACAGTGGCGGGGGAGAGCGGGASCGCTATGGGGAGCGGGACCGSCACGCAGACCGCGACAGATACGGGGACAAGGATCGCCATGGCAGCAGCGGGCGCCATGGCGATAGTCGTAATGGAGACGGAAGTAGaagggacagagagcgagacgaTTGTAGAGGTGACAGGGAGAGTGGAGACAGGGCAGRGAGTGAAGGAAGGGGGGACAGAGCTGAGGGGAAAGGAGACCGAGAGGAAGACAGCTTTGCAGTCCCAGATCCACCAAAACGCAAAAAGAGTAGGTGGGACAactaa
- the LOC111980583 gene encoding STE20-related kinase adapter protein alpha isoform X1 — protein MSFLAHEDSHESLTSVPRRDTMGSFLPDSSAYELLTILGRGLEDLMTVNLARYRPTGEHVAIRRIDLESCTNEMVNYLQAELHVSKLFHHSSILPYRSIFIAENELWVISPFMAYGSARDLISSHFTDGMNELAIAYILLGMLKALDYIHHMGYVHRSVKASHVLISVDGQVCMSGLRSIISLIRHGQRARVVHDFPQYSIKVLPWLSPEVLQQNLQGYDFRSDIYSLGITACELANGHVPFKDMPATQMLLEKLNGTVPCLLDTTTIPPEELTMKPSRSGADSGICEGPSTGGAHHSNGEPSSSGSHPYSRTFSPHFHAFVELCLQRDPEKRPSASALIGHSFFKQIKRRPSEALPELFRPVTPITGFESTQPQDAASGLASLESGLSHMDVDDWDF, from the exons ATGTCTTTTCTG GCCCATGAAGACAGCCACGAGAGCCTGACCTCAGTCCCACGGCGGGACACCATGGGAAGCTTCCTCCCTGACAGCAGCGCCTATGAGCTCCTGACCATCCTAG GTCGAGGCCTGGAGGACTTGATGACCGTCAACCTTGCCAGATACAGACCCACAGGGGAACATGTAGCAATCCGTCGGATTGACCTGGAGTCCTGCACCAATGAAATGGTCAACTACCTGCAG GCTGAGCTCCATGTATCTAAGCTGTTCCACCACTCCAGCATCCTGCCCTACAGGAGCATCTTCATAGCAGAGAATGAGCTGTGGGTCATCTCTCCCTTCATGGCCTATG GGTCGGCCAGAGACCTGATCAGCAGCCACTTCACTGATGGGATGAATGAGCTGGCCATCGCCTACATCCTACTGGGCATGCTCAAAGCCCTGGACTACATCCACCACATGGGCTATGTACACCG gaGCGTGAAGGCCAGCCACGTGTTGATCTCGGTAGACGGTCAGGTGTGTATGTCTGGTCTGAGGAGCATCATCAGTCTGATCCGTCACGGCCAGCGRGCCAGAGTGGTCCATGACTTCCCCCAGTACAGCATCAAGGTGCTGCCCTGGCTCAGCCCAGAGGTGCTGCAGCAG aATCTGCAGGGATACGACTTCCGGTCAGACATCTACAGTCTTGGCATCACAGCCTGTGAGCTAGCCAATGGACATGTGCCCTTCAAAGACATGCCAGCCACACAG ATGTTGCTGGAGAAGCTGAACGGGACAGTCCCCTGTCTGTTGGACACCACCACCATCCCCCCAGAGGAGCTGACCATGAAGCCCTCCCGCTCTGGGGCTGACTCTGGGATCTGTGAGGGCCCCAGCACCGGWGGGGCCCACCACTCTAACGGAGAGCCCTCCTCCTCGGGGAGCCACCCCTACAGTCGTACCTTCTCTCCCCACTTCCATGCTTTTGTGGAGCTRTGTCTACAGAGGGAYCCAGAGAAGAG acCCTCAGCCAGTGCTCTCATTGGTCATTCCTTCTTCAAACAG ATCAAGCGTCGGCCATCGGAGGCTCTGCCTGAGCTGTTCCGGCCCGTAACGCCCATCACGGGCTTTGAGAGTACCCAGCCTCAGGATGCTGCCTCTGGACTGGCCAGCCTGGAGTCTGGCCTCAGCCACATGGATGTGGATGACTGGGACTTCTGA
- the LOC111980583 gene encoding STE20-related kinase adapter protein alpha isoform X2, with product MSFLXWVSEKLSVESLRDXEFFGEQAQGSSHRKAHEDSHESLTSVPRRDTMGSFLPDSSAYELLTILGRGLEDLMTVNLARYRPTGEHVAIRRIDLESCTNEMVNYLQAELHVSKLFHHSSILPYRSIFIAENELWVISPFMAYGSARDLISSHFTDGMNELAIAYILLGMLKALDYIHHMGYVHRSVKASHVLISVDGQVCMSGLRSIISLIRHGQRARVVHDFPQYSIKVLPWLSPEVLQQNLQGYDFRSDIYSLGITACELANGHVPFKDMPATQMLLEKLNGTVPCLLDTTTIPPEELTMKPSRSGADSGICEGPSTGGAHHSNGEPSSSGSHPYSRTFSPHFHAFVELCLQRDPEKRPSASALIGHSFFKQIKRRPSEALPELFRPVTPITGFESTQPQDAASGLASLESGLSHMDVDDWDF from the exons ATGTCTTTTCTG CKTTGGGTCTCAGAGAAATTGAGTGTGGAGAGCCTGAGGGATTTWGAGTTTTTTGGAG AGCAAGCTCAGGGAAGCTCTCACAGGAAA GCCCATGAAGACAGCCACGAGAGCCTGACCTCAGTCCCACGGCGGGACACCATGGGAAGCTTCCTCCCTGACAGCAGCGCCTATGAGCTCCTGACCATCCTAG GTCGAGGCCTGGAGGACTTGATGACCGTCAACCTTGCCAGATACAGACCCACAGGGGAACATGTAGCAATCCGTCGGATTGACCTGGAGTCCTGCACCAATGAAATGGTCAACTACCTGCAG GCTGAGCTCCATGTATCTAAGCTGTTCCACCACTCCAGCATCCTGCCCTACAGGAGCATCTTCATAGCAGAGAATGAGCTGTGGGTCATCTCTCCCTTCATGGCCTATG GGTCGGCCAGAGACCTGATCAGCAGCCACTTCACTGATGGGATGAATGAGCTGGCCATCGCCTACATCCTACTGGGCATGCTCAAAGCCCTGGACTACATCCACCACATGGGCTATGTACACCG gaGCGTGAAGGCCAGCCACGTGTTGATCTCGGTAGACGGTCAGGTGTGTATGTCTGGTCTGAGGAGCATCATCAGTCTGATCCGTCACGGCCAGCGRGCCAGAGTGGTCCATGACTTCCCCCAGTACAGCATCAAGGTGCTGCCCTGGCTCAGCCCAGAGGTGCTGCAGCAG aATCTGCAGGGATACGACTTCCGGTCAGACATCTACAGTCTTGGCATCACAGCCTGTGAGCTAGCCAATGGACATGTGCCCTTCAAAGACATGCCAGCCACACAG ATGTTGCTGGAGAAGCTGAACGGGACAGTCCCCTGTCTGTTGGACACCACCACCATCCCCCCAGAGGAGCTGACCATGAAGCCCTCCCGCTCTGGGGCTGACTCTGGGATCTGTGAGGGCCCCAGCACCGGWGGGGCCCACCACTCTAACGGAGAGCCCTCCTCCTCGGGGAGCCACCCCTACAGTCGTACCTTCTCTCCCCACTTCCATGCTTTTGTGGAGCTRTGTCTACAGAGGGAYCCAGAGAAGAG acCCTCAGCCAGTGCTCTCATTGGTCATTCCTTCTTCAAACAG ATCAAGCGTCGGCCATCGGAGGCTCTGCCTGAGCTGTTCCGGCCCGTAACGCCCATCACGGGCTTTGAGAGTACCCAGCCTCAGGATGCTGCCTCTGGACTGGCCAGCCTGGAGTCTGGCCTCAGCCACATGGATGTGGATGACTGGGACTTCTGA